GCCGTGAGAATGTCGCGCGACGTGCGCAGTGTTTCACCACTGCTGGTGGCAATATTCTTAAAGGCAGAGCTAGCTTCAAAGGTGGCATTCTTACCTTTCAACACGCGCCCTTCCATGGTTGAAATGGCAGTAGCTGCTGAGGTAGTGTCTTTGCGAACGTCCTCTACCAACGTGGCAATTTCGTTGGCTGATTTGCGCGAGCCTTCTGCAAGCTTCCGGATTTCTTCTGCTACTACAGCGAAGCCACGACCTGCTTCACCCGCACGTGCTGCCTCAATGGCGGCGTTCAATGCTAGCAGGTTGGTTTGGGAAGCAATATCAGTAATTACGCCAAGCGACTTGCTGATTTCCTGTGAACGAGTGCTTAGCACTTCAATGGTTTTGGAGGTTTGAGAAGCCGCACTGGAAATTTCTTCCATGTTCTTCACCACTTCTGCCACCGTCTTCAGACCTAGCTGCGAAGTTTGCTCACCTAGGATAGCCGATTTGTTTACAATATCTGCTTTGCCGGCCGTCTCTTTGGTGGCTTGCATAATCTCTTCAATGAGCTTGAAGGCTTGGTCCGTTTTGAGTGCTTGGTTCTGCGCACCCTCGGCCATTTGCTGCATTGCCAAGGCTACGTCTACCGTTACACGGCTCATCTCCTGCCCCTTACCTACCATCTCTTCCGAAGAAGCGCCTACCACCTGCGACGAGTCGTTGATTTCGCCTAGTAGGGCATTTAGGTTGTCGACAGCTAGGTTCAGAGCGCTCGACATGGCTTCAATATCGCCAGCCGTGGCGACGTCTACACGCTGCATTAGGTCACCTTCCGAAATAGCTCGTACTACCCGGCTAACTTCCAGTACGGGTGAAGCTATCGATTCCAGAAGCTCATTAAGTGTGTCTACCAGTTCCTTCCAAGAGCCACTTACCCCACCTACCGTGGCCCGTTCGGTTAGCTTTCCTTCTACCCCTGCAACTTTCGCCACGCGGCTAACTTCTACAGCCAAGCGATTTAGGTCGTCCACCATTCGGTTGATGGTATCGGCTAGCTCGGCTACTTCCCCTCTTGCTTCTAGCTGTAACTTCTGCGTCAAGTCGCCTTGGGACACTGCCGTTACAATCTTGACGATACCGCGTACTTGGGTGGTAAGGTTGGCCGCCATCGTGTTTACGTTGTCGGTCAATGCCTTCCAGATTCCGCTTACATTCGGCACGTTGGCCTGACCACCTAGGCGACCTTCCGTACCTACTTCCAACGACACGCGCGTTACCTCGCCGGCAAAGATGTTCAGCGAGTCCACCATGCCGTTGATGTTGTCTTTTAGGTCGAGTAATTCGCCTTTTACATCGACTGATACTTTTTGGCTTAGGTCGCCGCGTGCTACAGCCGTGGTCACATTGGCAATGTCTCGCACTTGGCTGGTCAAGCTAGCCGCCATGGTATTCACATTGTCGGTTAGGTCTTTCCACGTTCCCCGTACGTTGGGCACATTGGCTTGACCACCGAGTCTTCCCTCAGTTCCTACCTCACGAGCTACGCGGGTTACCTCGTCGCCGAACGTATTCAGCGAGTCCACCATCTGGTTCAGGTTCTCTTTAAGCTGTAAGAGTTCGCCGCGTACGTTTACCGTTACCTTCTGGCTCAAGTCGCCGCGCGCTACAGCAGTAGCTACATTGGCAATATCTCGTACCTGACTCGTCAGGTTCGAAGCCATATTATTTACGTTGTCAGTCAGATCTTTCCATGTGCCGCTCACGCTAGGTACATTGGCTTGTCCGCCCAGAATACCTTCGGTGCCTACTTCCCGTGCTACGCGTGTTACCTCACCAGCGAAGATGTTGAGCGAGTCCACCATCTGATTCAGAATGTTCTTCAGGTCGAGGATTTCGCCTTTCACATCCACAGTCATCTTCTGGGTCAGGTCACCCTTGGCTACGGCGGTAGCTACGTTGGCGATGTCGCGCACCTGACTCGTCAAGTTCGAGGCCATGAAGTTCACGTTGTCAGTGAGTTCCTTCCACGTACCACCAACTCGAGGTACGAGTGCTTGGCCGCCGAGCTTACCCTCAGTACCTACTTCGCGGGATACGCGCGTTACTTCATCACTAAATATGTTGAGCGAGTCCACCATCTGGTTAAGGATGCCTTTGAGTTCCAGGATTTCGCCTTTCACATCCACGGTCATCTTCTGGGTCAAGTCACCTTTGGCCACAGCAGTAGCTACGTTGGCAATGTCGCGCACCTGGCTCGTCAGGTTCGACGCCATGTAGTTCACGTTGTCGGTGAGCTCCTTCCACACGCCGGCCACATTGGGCACGAGTGCTTGACCACCTAGCTTACCTTCGGTGCCTACTTCTTGGGCTACGCGCGTTACTTCGCCAGCAAACAGGTTCAACGAGTCCACCATCTGGTTCAGGTTCTGCTTCAGCTGCAGCAGCTCCCCTTTTAGATCAACGGTTACTTTCTGGGTCAAGTCACCTTTCGCTACGGCCGTGGCTACGTTGGCGATGTCACGCACCTGGCTCGTCAGGTTCGACGCCATGTAGTTCACGTTGTCGGTGAGTTGTTTCCAAACACCGCTCACATTGGGCACGAGTGCCTGGCCACCTAGCTTACCCTCGGTACCTACTTCCTGCGCCACGCGCGTTACTTCGCCAGCGAAGATGTTGAGCGAGTCCACCATCTGATTCAGAATGTTCTTCAGGTCGAGGATTTCGCCTTTCACATT
This Hymenobacter sp. GOD-10R DNA region includes the following protein-coding sequences:
- a CDS encoding HAMP domain-containing protein, translating into MASGKNTRPTSSADVPSATPENTPELTPLASANGTKVNGERTSNHLTRRRGNAGATSRTQSPDYINEQLNRVLYALDAFKKGDVSVRLTKQDDDIFAEIAEAYNSMVEMIGGVGGEVSRISKVAGVEGNLKARASAENAAGFWRDMINNINGLVDSIAVPVLEVGKVLKNISKGNLDETFQIPVSGDFKVMAETINKTIDNLNLFAGEVTRVAQEVGTEGKLGGQASVPNVGGVWKQLTDNVNTMASNLTSQVRDIANVATAVAKGDLSQKITVDVKGELLQLKQNLNQMVDSLNLFAGEVTRVAQEVGTEGKLGGQALVPNVSGVWKDLTDNVNNMASNLTSQVRDIANVATAVAKGDLTQKMTVNVKGEILDLKNILNQMVDSLNIFAGEVTRVAQEVGTEGKLGGQALVPNVSGVWKQLTDNVNYMASNLTSQVRDIANVATAVAKGDLTQKVTVDLKGELLQLKQNLNQMVDSLNLFAGEVTRVAQEVGTEGKLGGQALVPNVAGVWKELTDNVNYMASNLTSQVRDIANVATAVAKGDLTQKMTVDVKGEILELKGILNQMVDSLNIFSDEVTRVSREVGTEGKLGGQALVPRVGGTWKELTDNVNFMASNLTSQVRDIANVATAVAKGDLTQKMTVDVKGEILDLKNILNQMVDSLNIFAGEVTRVAREVGTEGILGGQANVPSVSGTWKDLTDNVNNMASNLTSQVRDIANVATAVARGDLSQKVTVNVRGELLQLKENLNQMVDSLNTFGDEVTRVAREVGTEGRLGGQANVPNVRGTWKDLTDNVNTMAASLTSQVRDIANVTTAVARGDLSQKVSVDVKGELLDLKDNINGMVDSLNIFAGEVTRVSLEVGTEGRLGGQANVPNVSGIWKALTDNVNTMAANLTTQVRGIVKIVTAVSQGDLTQKLQLEARGEVAELADTINRMVDDLNRLAVEVSRVAKVAGVEGKLTERATVGGVSGSWKELVDTLNELLESIASPVLEVSRVVRAISEGDLMQRVDVATAGDIEAMSSALNLAVDNLNALLGEINDSSQVVGASSEEMVGKGQEMSRVTVDVALAMQQMAEGAQNQALKTDQAFKLIEEIMQATKETAGKADIVNKSAILGEQTSQLGLKTVAEVVKNMEEISSAASQTSKTIEVLSTRSQEISKSLGVITDIASQTNLLALNAAIEAARAGEAGRGFAVVAEEIRKLAEGSRKSANEIATLVEDVRKDTTSAATAISTMEGRVLKGKNATFEASSAFKNIATSSGETLRTSRDILTATEVQKTSISDVVKYVEEVVAIAEQTASGTQQVASTAKQLSSSMQELTVSSQRLTDIADDLQEGLSAFQLMEEEPEPEPEPQPRLSLRHLLNRRNEPALPAERTIRRMPASKQASAPAASARQLPKKLASAPSENGTANTDTAANGKPARKAPPRRGTPAEPKPAEPQAKEQAAPRARAKAKNK